From Brevibacillus marinus, a single genomic window includes:
- a CDS encoding NAD(P)-dependent oxidoreductase, with amino-acid sequence MNAPRIGFIGFGEAAVHISKGLRSEGIETIFAYDVKADDPAVGPLIQERARSLEVVLTASLEELFQHSSVVFCATSAKYALEIAKTAAPRLGNVQLYVDLNAASPMTKKEIAYILENTAAFFVDAAVMDAVPPHLHKVPIWVSGNGAKLFQETMDRYGMNITWIGDEPGSSSACKMFRSIFMKGLTMLLFETLAAGHKFGVSELILDSLERTLRKPIHELADLLIARTAIHAERRVGEMAEVVETLGQMQLDATMSEATRSKLQQLAEAKLQEHFHYQAPERYTDVLAAWLQQTSGGEPGR; translated from the coding sequence ATGAATGCTCCGCGGATTGGTTTTATCGGATTTGGCGAAGCGGCCGTGCATATCAGCAAGGGACTGCGCTCGGAAGGGATCGAGACGATCTTTGCCTACGATGTCAAAGCGGACGATCCGGCTGTGGGTCCATTGATTCAGGAACGCGCCCGGTCCTTGGAGGTGGTGCTGACGGCTTCCCTGGAGGAGCTGTTTCAACACAGCAGCGTCGTATTTTGCGCGACCAGCGCGAAGTACGCGTTGGAGATTGCGAAAACGGCTGCGCCCCGATTGGGGAACGTGCAGCTGTATGTAGATCTGAATGCGGCCTCGCCCATGACGAAAAAAGAAATCGCTTACATTCTGGAAAACACCGCGGCGTTTTTCGTCGATGCGGCGGTCATGGATGCGGTGCCGCCCCACCTGCACAAAGTGCCCATCTGGGTCAGCGGCAACGGAGCCAAGCTGTTTCAGGAAACGATGGATCGCTACGGGATGAACATCACCTGGATTGGCGACGAACCGGGCAGCTCGTCCGCCTGCAAAATGTTTCGCAGCATTTTTATGAAAGGGCTTACCATGCTGCTCTTTGAGACCCTGGCGGCTGGACACAAGTTTGGCGTGAGCGAGCTGATCCTCGATTCGCTGGAGCGGACGCTCCGCAAACCGATCCATGAGTTGGCGGACCTCCTGATTGCGCGCACGGCCATCCATGCCGAACGCAGGGTGGGGGAAATGGCGGAGGTGGTGGAAACACTGGGCCAAATGCAGCTGGATGCCACCATGTCCGAGGCGACGCGCAGCAAGCTGCAGCAGTTGGCCGAAGCAAAGCTGCAGGAGCATTTTCACTATCAGGCGCCGGAACGCTATACGGATGTGTTGGCCGCCTGGCTGCAGCAAACGAGCGGCGGCGAGCCGGGACGTTAG
- a CDS encoding response regulator transcription factor, with the protein MNSYTVLVVDDDKEIRDAIDIYLRNEGFNVLKAQDGIEAMEILQQHEVHLIVLDVMMPRLDGIATTCKIREEKNIPIIILSAKSEDTDKILGLHIGADDYVTKPFQPLELIARVKSQLRRYMTLGTYEGSEKVIELNGLALNEAAKEVTLHGEVVKLTPIEYKIVELLMKHAGRVFSIQEIYERVWKEPGYNAENTVAVHIRKIREKIEIDPKHPKYLKVVWGIGYKMEK; encoded by the coding sequence ATGAATTCCTACACCGTATTGGTTGTCGACGACGATAAAGAAATCCGCGACGCGATTGATATTTATCTCAGAAATGAAGGATTCAACGTGCTGAAAGCGCAGGACGGCATCGAAGCGATGGAGATCTTGCAGCAGCATGAAGTCCACCTGATTGTCTTGGATGTGATGATGCCGCGGCTGGACGGGATCGCGACGACCTGCAAGATACGGGAAGAAAAAAACATTCCCATCATTATCTTGAGCGCGAAAAGCGAGGATACCGACAAGATTTTGGGTCTGCACATCGGCGCGGATGATTATGTCACGAAACCGTTTCAACCGCTGGAATTGATTGCCCGCGTGAAATCGCAGCTCAGACGATACATGACGTTGGGGACCTATGAAGGCAGCGAGAAAGTGATTGAACTGAACGGGCTTGCTTTGAATGAAGCGGCAAAAGAGGTGACCCTGCACGGCGAAGTGGTCAAATTAACGCCGATTGAGTACAAGATCGTGGAGTTGTTGATGAAACATGCAGGGCGAGTGTTTTCGATCCAGGAAATCTACGAGCGAGTCTGGAAAGAGCCCGGCTACAACGCGGAAAACACGGTGGCGGTGCACATCCGCAAAATTCGCGAAAAAATTGAAATCGATCCGAAACATCCGAAGTATCTAAAGGTGGTATGGGGAATTGGATACAAAATGGAAAAATAG
- a CDS encoding sensor histidine kinase, giving the protein MDTKWKNRWLLIVWLLLFAHGLNGVMMGLVHGHHYFQKDYFASEQFESQLYEFIHLLSVFELNYLPKEEAKKSIVVTAEEINEHRYRYGDLGEQIASIQAQYEGRIQQAIADQKQDVANAYIAERDKKIEDITMNFQSDEHVRAKIVKEKEQLIDEYYREMEAYRADLAKYKKLFLYYLKDTESGKVYTNADIAAGDSLEQLFNPKQMAFLRTYPSPGVGYLSTADYVGALDEKLAGHFPGNPEVWIRPAGVFEGKIAVPKSAVAAGGALRDYYEYQQRQWVFYLYTGSGIAALLLSLYLLKKIPVFQLLAPERWQPHYNRIPLDARVGILALCALITLAKLENQYPYYPYQSLYNGITEILYDIGSTAVLAALILMQGKYLLASIRDETKLAAQWRNSIFYRTYKAIQHAFLIRRTGTQLIILLATAYAMGAGAVIVLMEPKLILVYLPGLAVVALPLLLWIVKRTGYFNQIVLHTSELARGQLGPDLPVKGKSALATLAENINQLKYGVKTSQKEQAKSERLKTELITNVSHDLRTPLTSIITYTELLKRPHLPEEERNAYIEIIDRKSKRLKVLIDDLFEASKMASGSVELVKEKVDLVQLLQQALAEYAERIDESSLQFRVSTPDTPVYAFVDGQKLWRVFDNLISNILKYALENTRVYITLKPEPQQAVITFKNVTKYELGENFEELLERFKRGDTSRHTEGSGLGLAIAKSIIDLHGGSLDLEVDGDLFKVTVIVNTR; this is encoded by the coding sequence TTGGATACAAAATGGAAAAATAGATGGCTGCTGATCGTTTGGCTGCTCCTCTTCGCGCACGGTTTAAACGGCGTGATGATGGGGCTTGTCCACGGACATCACTATTTCCAGAAAGACTACTTTGCGAGCGAACAATTTGAAAGTCAACTGTATGAATTTATTCATTTGCTCAGCGTATTTGAGTTGAACTATCTGCCGAAAGAGGAAGCGAAAAAGTCGATTGTCGTGACAGCGGAAGAAATCAACGAGCATCGCTATCGGTACGGCGACCTGGGCGAGCAGATTGCCAGCATCCAAGCGCAATATGAAGGGAGGATTCAGCAAGCAATCGCCGACCAGAAGCAGGATGTAGCGAACGCCTACATCGCCGAGCGGGACAAGAAAATCGAAGATATTACGATGAACTTCCAAAGCGATGAACACGTGCGGGCCAAGATCGTCAAAGAAAAAGAGCAGTTGATCGATGAGTATTACCGGGAGATGGAAGCCTATCGCGCCGATCTCGCGAAATACAAAAAGCTGTTTCTCTACTACTTAAAGGACACGGAAAGCGGAAAGGTATACACCAATGCCGACATCGCGGCAGGGGATTCCCTTGAACAGTTGTTTAATCCGAAACAGATGGCTTTTCTTCGCACCTATCCTTCCCCGGGTGTCGGCTACCTGTCAACAGCCGATTACGTGGGGGCCCTCGACGAGAAGCTGGCGGGTCATTTTCCGGGAAACCCGGAAGTATGGATCAGACCAGCTGGCGTCTTTGAGGGGAAGATTGCCGTGCCGAAGTCTGCAGTTGCGGCAGGCGGCGCGCTAAGGGACTACTACGAGTATCAACAAAGACAATGGGTCTTTTACCTGTATACCGGAAGCGGCATCGCCGCCTTGCTGCTCAGCCTCTATCTGCTGAAAAAGATTCCCGTCTTCCAGCTGCTTGCGCCGGAACGTTGGCAGCCCCACTACAACCGGATTCCCCTGGATGCAAGAGTGGGCATACTGGCACTCTGTGCGCTCATCACGCTGGCGAAGCTGGAGAACCAGTATCCCTATTACCCGTACCAGTCGCTGTACAACGGGATCACGGAAATCCTGTATGATATAGGGAGCACCGCCGTTCTCGCCGCGCTCATCCTGATGCAGGGCAAATACCTTTTGGCCAGCATCCGGGATGAGACAAAGCTTGCGGCGCAATGGCGCAACAGCATCTTCTACAGGACCTATAAGGCGATCCAGCACGCCTTTCTGATCAGGCGAACCGGTACGCAGCTGATCATCCTGCTGGCGACTGCCTATGCAATGGGAGCAGGGGCGGTCATCGTGCTGATGGAACCGAAACTCATTCTCGTCTATCTCCCGGGACTTGCCGTGGTGGCCCTGCCGCTCCTGCTGTGGATCGTAAAACGCACAGGTTATTTCAATCAGATTGTGCTGCATACGAGCGAGCTGGCGCGCGGCCAGTTGGGGCCTGACCTGCCGGTGAAAGGCAAATCGGCTCTCGCCACGCTTGCCGAGAATATCAACCAACTGAAATATGGGGTCAAAACCTCACAGAAAGAACAGGCGAAAAGCGAACGGCTCAAAACAGAGCTGATTACCAATGTGAGTCACGACCTGCGCACGCCGTTAACTTCGATCATCACGTACACGGAGCTCTTGAAGAGGCCTCACTTGCCGGAGGAAGAGCGCAATGCCTACATCGAGATCATCGACCGGAAATCGAAACGCTTAAAAGTGCTGATCGATGACTTGTTTGAAGCGTCGAAAATGGCGAGCGGCAGCGTGGAGCTGGTGAAAGAAAAGGTGGATCTGGTCCAACTGCTGCAGCAGGCGCTGGCGGAGTACGCCGAACGGATTGACGAATCCTCCCTGCAGTTTCGCGTATCAACGCCGGATACGCCGGTGTACGCCTTCGTCGACGGGCAAAAATTATGGCGCGTCTTTGACAACCTGATCAGCAACATCCTCAAGTACGCGCTGGAAAACACGCGCGTCTACATTACGCTCAAACCAGAGCCCCAGCAGGCGGTCATCACCTTTAAAAACGTGACGAAATACGAGCTGGGCGAAAACTTTGAGGAGCTTCTGGAACGATTCAAACGGGGCGACACCTCCCGCCATACCGAGGGCTCGGGACTGGGTCTGGCCATCGCCAAATCGATTATCGACCTGCACGGAGGCAGCCTGGATCTTGAAGTCGACGGCGATCTGTTCAAAGTAACGGTGATCGTCAACACCAGATAG
- a CDS encoding YolD-like family protein, whose protein sequence is MRSVSKKDSMFVSRRFGPPEQREFPLAREAAQKLVPRPEITEEQRAEMHFRIYDSVQYDYRITVQWFQPVRAELGMIASARGVVKAIDAANIRFQLVDGERVWWIGVEDVVGVKK, encoded by the coding sequence ATGAGGTCAGTCAGCAAGAAAGACAGCATGTTTGTGTCGAGGCGTTTTGGACCGCCGGAACAGCGGGAATTCCCGCTGGCCCGGGAAGCGGCGCAAAAACTGGTGCCGCGTCCCGAGATCACGGAGGAGCAGCGGGCAGAGATGCACTTTCGCATTTACGATTCCGTGCAGTACGACTACCGGATCACCGTGCAATGGTTTCAGCCGGTTCGCGCAGAGCTGGGTATGATCGCAAGTGCCAGGGGAGTGGTCAAGGCGATCGACGCGGCCAACATCCGCTTTCAACTGGTTGACGGTGAGCGTGTCTGGTGGATTGGCGTGGAGGATGTGGTCGGGGTGAAAAAGTAA
- a CDS encoding WYL domain-containing protein: MQRELRKYLASGQLVDMIYLDRRGRMSKRRVRLHAITDGQVKAYCFARRAYRVFALANILAVQPVARRSAAG, from the coding sequence ATGCAGCGTGAATTGCGAAAGTACCTGGCTTCCGGGCAGCTCGTCGACATGATTTACCTCGATCGGCGCGGCCGGATGAGCAAGCGGCGGGTCAGGCTGCATGCCATCACGGACGGCCAGGTCAAGGCGTACTGCTTTGCCCGCAGGGCGTATCGCGTATTTGCCCTGGCCAACATCCTCGCCGTGCAGCCAGTGGCGAGGCGGAGCGCTGCCGGGTAA
- a CDS encoding SRPBCC family protein — MSMNAESHAYARVTRRFDTSPERVFDAWLTPELIGRWMFGPAIRDEEIVKLTTDARVGGAFSYVVRRQGEEIDHIGEYREIDRPRRLVFTWAVAPDPIDSSRVVIDIEPLESGCALTLTHELAPEWADYTSRSEAAWTRMLDTLAAMLRQDAP; from the coding sequence ATGTCGATGAACGCTGAATCGCATGCCTATGCCCGCGTTACCCGTCGCTTTGACACGTCGCCGGAGCGAGTATTTGACGCCTGGCTGACCCCTGAGCTGATCGGCAGGTGGATGTTCGGCCCCGCGATCCGTGATGAAGAGATTGTGAAGCTCACGACCGACGCGCGGGTAGGAGGCGCATTCTCCTATGTTGTCCGCCGGCAAGGCGAGGAAATCGACCACATCGGTGAGTATCGGGAGATTGACCGGCCGCGCCGTCTCGTGTTCACCTGGGCGGTGGCACCGGACCCGATCGACAGCTCGCGCGTGGTCATCGACATCGAGCCGCTGGAGAGCGGATGCGCGCTCACCTTGACCCACGAATTGGCCCCGGAGTGGGCAGACTACACGAGCCGCAGCGAAGCCGCGTGGACCCGGATGCTCGACACACTGGCGGCGATGCTCCGTCAAGACGCCCCATGA
- a CDS encoding GNAT family N-acetyltransferase — protein MKPYMGENIYIRFIKESDAYSLLSLFQRNQDFFNQHSPVKKDYSDYTLKKQRNIIRKWQKEREADKLYSFGIFLIGTQELIGHISLRAVKRGPLQSCEIGYVLDQHHNGKGYMTEAIRLVVDFAFFELQLHRIVAEVMPANIGSIRALEKAGFQREGIARKLLLMDGEWEDHVVLSILPDDLAH, from the coding sequence ATGAAACCGTACATGGGTGAGAACATCTATATCCGTTTCATCAAGGAATCGGATGCGTACAGCTTGCTCTCCCTTTTTCAAAGAAATCAGGACTTCTTCAATCAGCACTCCCCTGTAAAAAAAGATTACTCTGACTATACGCTGAAGAAGCAGCGAAACATCATCCGAAAATGGCAAAAAGAGCGTGAAGCAGACAAACTCTATTCGTTTGGCATCTTTTTGATCGGGACCCAGGAGTTAATCGGACATATTTCACTGCGGGCGGTCAAACGCGGTCCGCTGCAAAGTTGCGAAATCGGATACGTTCTGGATCAGCACCATAACGGAAAAGGCTATATGACAGAAGCGATCCGATTAGTTGTGGATTTTGCTTTTTTTGAACTACAGCTGCACCGAATCGTTGCCGAAGTCATGCCTGCCAACATTGGTTCGATTCGCGCACTGGAAAAAGCCGGGTTCCAACGAGAAGGCATCGCGCGAAAACTATTGTTGATGGATGGTGAATGGGAGGATCACGTGGTGCTGTCGATTCTGCCAGACGACCTCGCTCACTAA
- a CDS encoding class I SAM-dependent methyltransferase, with product MSSRSALIRQGSGTDVVELRLGPALDSLAQLAAEGQGPFDLIFIDADKPNIPDYFKWALQLSRPGSLIIVDNVVRNGAVVDETSTDPSVQGVRRFSELVASEPRVTATAIQTVGSKGYDGLAILLVTQ from the coding sequence ATCTCCTCGCGTTCCGCCCTGATCAGGCAGGGCAGCGGAACCGACGTCGTGGAGCTGCGCCTCGGGCCAGCGCTGGATTCGCTGGCTCAACTCGCGGCAGAGGGGCAAGGCCCATTTGACTTGATCTTTATCGACGCCGACAAACCAAACATTCCAGACTATTTCAAGTGGGCACTCCAGCTCTCCCGTCCCGGCAGTCTGATCATTGTCGACAATGTCGTCCGCAATGGCGCGGTGGTTGATGAAACCAGCACCGATCCCAGCGTCCAAGGGGTGCGCCGCTTCAGCGAACTGGTCGCTAGCGAGCCGCGTGTGACGGCCACGGCAATCCAGACGGTGGGCAGCAAAGGATACGACGGCTTGGCCATCCTGCTCGTTACCCAATGA